A segment of the Candidatus Aquicultor sp. genome:
AAACCTTGTGTCTGAACGCAACAATTTGAACTTACCTGCTGCACGGTGGACTGCGTGGCACTCACGGCAACGGTGTGTCGAGGTGAGGTAGCCGCCGTGTGGGCCTGACTGGAAGTTACCAGCGAGGTGAGTATTGATGACTCTATCACCAGCATATGGTCCTACTGTTGCTGTGCTCATCATGCTTGACATTCCCGCGACCATTGGACCAGGAAGGTTAGCTCCCATCCATGTCATTAACTGACTCTGGAACTGAGGGTTGATCGGCAGCTGTGTCGGGTCACCGAGGTTTGCCTCTTGCTTGCCGGTCTCAACGTAGTCCTGAGCATCGTTGTAGTTGTACCCATCGATACCAACGGTATACGGGCTGTTCCAGGTGCCGTATACGTGGGTACTGAGGCCATTGCCTCCGCCGTATGGAGCAAAGACGGTAGTTGTTGTTACTAAACCCTGCTCATAGTACTTATAATCCTTGTAACTTACACTATCACTGGCGACTGGAGTATAGGTATTGGCAACGATGTTACCTTTTGCACCGATAACGAAAGTACTGCTTGGGTCAGAGTTAAGCTCCTGCACAGCAAGTGCTGCAGTGCTCATCGCAAAGAGCATCGCGAGAGCCATTAAAATGACTAAGCCTTTTTTCATGTGTTTCACCTCCTTTGAGGTTAGAATAGGGGGTTTTTTGTTTCTCAAAGTATTCCACCTCCTTTCGCGATAGGATAAGACATATAAAGCCAATAGCGGCTTGTTGTTGAGGATTAGTGCTACTTTTATGCTGCGGCGGTTGCTTCTTATAAGCTACATAGATAAGCTCAAGTTCGTCACTTCGAGGGCTGAACTTGAGCTGCGAAAATCTTGTCTTCTCAAGGTACTTTTTGTCGGCCGTCTTCTATATATAGCTTTTCAGCGATATTCCATATGCCGCTAGCTCTATTTCTTAATGAAGGATGACACCTATCCTTATTCGCCTGGACGCGAATACATATAGCTAGCGGCATCTGTGGTTTCTTGTGCCATAATGCACATTCACCATATGTCTAGAACTTTAGCTAAAAGACGCTAGATCGTCTGTCGTTCATTGGGCTTAAATACTATGGGTCTATTGTCGTCCTACTAAAAGGCTTTATGGGACTCATGTAGACCTATGTGTCGGTAATAGGACCCAATGTGGATAAATAGTCGTAGTCTTTAAATGTTTTTGGAAGGGGCTATACCGCTTGTGCTATTCGGAATTACGTGATTGAGGGCTGGTTTTTGTAAGTGAAGAGGAGTTAAAGAAGGCTAATATTGCTTGGTCGCGGGATGAAACACCGAGCTTTTTAAAGATACGATAGAGGTGGTTCTTGACGGTTTTCTCCGTAATATACAATTCTTCTGCGATTTGACGGTTGGTCTTGCCTGTACTTAGGGATCTCAGAATATCGACCTCGCGCCCGGATAGGCTGCGCGAATCATTTTGGACAATGGCCTGGATTTGAGAGGGAGCATTGCGAACTATAAGCTCGGTAGCTTGAGGCGACTCCGACTCTATTCCCGATACATCCACGTAGTTGGTGCGTTTTATATATGATACCAGGTATCCAATACCAAAAGGGATCATAAACACTATCGAATAGGCAAGAAGCATCATGTCAAGATTCTTGACGCTTATAGCAGGCGAGCTGCTCCTATTAAAAAATAAGCCTGCCGAGAAGAGCACGCAAAAGTATACGGAGAGTACTATGTTGGCACGCATGCTCACGGAAAATGCCGCGATAATAAAGCTTGTTAGTGCGAAGAGTATAAACGGACTTGTCCAGCCGCCACCGGAAAGCAAAAGAAAGATACCCGCAATCGTAGTATCAATAATAAGAAACGCCATCACACGAAAGGTATTTTCAAAAATGCCTCTCCATAACATCGTCTGAATACCAGAATACAGCACGGCCGATGTTGCCAGAAATAGTGTTATATCGTGCGGCTTAAAGAACGCGTCAATAAAAGCACCGAGGAGCGCCACCCAGCGCATGACTAAGAGATTGGTTTGAGTGGCGAATAACTTATCCTGCTTCATCAGTGCGCTCCAGCAATAATGCTAGTGCTTCTTGCTTTGAAGAAACACCGAGCTTTGTATAGATGCGCTGGAGATACGTTTTGATCGTGCTAATAGATAGCTCCATCTCTTGGGCTACCTCGTTTATTGTGAGTCCACCGGCGAAGAGTTGAAATACCTCTTTTTCGCGTTTTGATACTTTGAAAGCTATAAGTTGGGAGGATAGCCGCGGCGTGAGATGCGGTTTTACTTCAAGAGGTTCTTCCTGAGCGGTATCATTGACTTCACGTTGGCGGCTATACAAGTCGGCTAGATCGGACAGCATAACACCCGCGACCGTGAAAAGGAAATACAAAAATATCAAGGTTATATAGCTTAAACCCGAGCTGTGCGTATAGGCGGAAAGCTGCCCCGCTTCCGCAAAACTTGTCAGCAACAACAAAATGCTTTGAGCCGATGCAAGGGTTATCGCTACGGATACTTTAAATAAAAATCCGGAGAGCAATAATAGGATACAGCTGTATAGGTAGTATGGGTTTTTGTGCGGGCCCGCACTCAGAGAAAGGATCATTAGCATGACCAGGTCGCAACATATAAGCTGCGGGCATGCGCATATCTTATTAAGTAAGGAGTCTTTACAACAACACAGGAAAGCCGTATAGAGAAGAACCAGCAAAAATGACCATAGCGGAACGTTACGAAGACCAAGGATTCCAAGGGCAGCAACAAACAACAGGGCAAATACTCTAAAAACGATGAGGTACTTTGTAATATATCGCTTGCAGGGGCACTCCAACAGACCGGTCATGATGACCCCTTAATCTTGAAGAAGCGTGCATGCGAACTCTTTTATATTATGCTAGCACACACAGGCATAATTAAACAGGTATAATATGGCATCTGTGTATATTATCCTTATGGTAACAATGTAGTAACTGTTAGCTAAACGTTCGGATTAAGTAGTCTTAGACGACCGTTAAATCAATTCCGAAAACCGCGATATACGGGGTTAAAGCCAACCGTAAGGCATATAAGCCTTCGATTTCTGCAGAAATACATATATTTCACTGACAACTGTACTGTTAAATAGTATAATGACTAGGGTGAAATTAAAGAAAACCTTCACACGCAAATTGACAATTCAAGAACGGAGAATCCATAGCACATGCCGGTAAAACTAGAAGAAGTAAAAGAGGACGCTTACGTCAAAGCCTACATCGCACAAGCAGATAAGCACATGGAACTTATCGGATTTACCGAACACGGGTTTAGGCATGCAGACCTCGTTTCACACATCGCTATGAACGTCCTTAAACGACTTGGATATCCCGATAGGGAAGCCGAGCTCGCAGGCATCGCAGGTTATCTTCACGACATCGGCAACGCGGTTGGGCGCAGTTTTCATGCTGTATCAGCTGCTATGATGGCGCAATCGATTTTTATACGATTAGGGATGATCCCTGACGAGGTAGCCCTGATTATGAATGCGATTGGAAACCACGAGGAAGACTACGGTATGGCCACAAGCAATCTTGGGGCTGCGATTATTCTTGCAGACAAGACCGATGTCCACCGTAGCAGAGTACGTATGCCGGACCCATTAACCTTAGACATCCACGATAGGGTTAACCTGGCGGCACAGAGGTCGTTCTTGCGAGTTGAGAAAGACAGAAAGCTCATAGAACTCGAAGTTGATATCGATACGAACATAAGTCAAGTCATGGAATATTTTGAAATATTCCTGTCGCGTATGGTAATATGCCGGAGGGCAGCAGAATTTTTGGGCTGCCAGTTCGGCTTGGTTATAAATGGCGTTAAGCTGCTTTAGGGGGGAAGGAATTGACTGATAGGCAAAAACACTTGCTAACTCTGGGCGTTTTAATTGTGCTTGTCGCGGTATCTATCTTTATGATAATGCCGGTTTCGAAATCGACAAAGCTCGGCCTAGACCTTAAAGGAGGTCTAAGCATTATATATGTTGCTAAAGATACGCCTGGAGCGCCTGTAACTGATGCAAAGATGCAACAGGCGGAATTCGTTCTGCGCCAGCGTGTCGACGCGCTTGGCGTTGCTGAACCAGAAATTCAACGAGAAGGTGCTCGTAACATCATGGTTCAACTGCCGGGTATTAAAGATCCGGCGAAAGCGAGGGCTATCTTGGGCAAACCGGCGGTACTGCAGTTCGCAATCGTGCAGGACCAGTACTTCGCTATGTCCGAGAGCCAGCTCAACCAACTTAAAAAAGAAGGAAAACCGGTGCTTGGGCCCGTGCTTCTCACCGGTGATAAGGTGAGCAGCGCAAAGGCTACTTTTGGTGGCCAGGTCGCAGCGGCGCCGGAAGTAAACTTGACGTTCGACAATCAAGGCACGGTGAAATTCGGGCAGATCACGGCCCAGAATGTTAAGAAGCGGTTGGCGATTGTTCTTGACGGCCAAATAATTACAGCACCGACCATCGATGAGCCGATCCCCGATGGCAAAGCTGTCATAAATGGTATTAAGTCAATCGATGAGGCAAAGAACATCGCGCTCGTTCTTAACACAGGTGCGATTCCGGTTACGCTCGATGTCCTGCAAATGGATCAAGTCGGCGCAACACTCGGAGCAGACGCTTTACATGCTGGCGTTATAGCCGGTATCGTAGGCTTCGCTCTCGTAGCGGTGTATATGCTGCTTTATTATCAAGGCCTAGGCCTGGTAACATGGCTTGGTCTTAGCATTTACTCGACCCTCGTTTGGGGTATGATTGCGGCAATCGGGCGCTATTATGGCTGGACGCTAACCCTTCCTGGAATAGCCGGTCTGATTATCAGTATTGGTATGGCAGCCGACTCGAAGATTATCATCTTTGAACGCCTTAAAGAGGAAATGCGCGACAAGAAGACCTTCAGAACAGCGGTTGACTCGGGTTTCTGGCATGGTTTTAGAACCAGCTTGGACGCCGATTTGGTAACAATATTCGCTGCTATCGTGCTGTTCCTTATTGGTATCGGCCCGATTAAAGGTTTTGCACTGACACTGATTATAGGTCTATTGATGGACATCGTTCTGATGCTGATGTTTACGCGGCCTATATTAGGGTTGCTTGCTCAGATATGGCCGGTTAAGAGCCCGGCATTCCTTGTAAGACTGGGCAGAATGAGAGGTGCGGTAGAGAATGTTTAATTTTGATTTTCTTGGAAGAAAGTACATATGGTATGCGCTCTCCGGGTTCTTTATCTTGCTCAGCATTTTTGGTATGGCGTTTAGAGGTTTTAACTACAGCATCGACTTTAAGGGCGGCAGTGCGTCCGACGTTATATTCGAAAAAGTTGTAACCGTTGAGCAGATTCGAGCGGTCCTCGATCAGCAAGGCCTTGGCGATAGCAAGATCCAGCCGATCGAGCACTCAAACGTTGGTGGCATCGATACACAAGCATCTCCCAACAAAGGTAGCGAGATGCTCATCAGAACGCGCACGCTTAGCCAGACCCAAGAGCAGACGCTCTACAATAAGCTTAATCAGCAGTTCGGCATCCAAGATAGGCAGACAAAAACTGTTGATGCGACCTGGGGAGCAACGATTACGCAGCGCGCGATTTATGCGCTTATAGCAACAATAGTGGTGCTAATCATCTTCATCACGGTTCGCTACGAGTTTAAGATGTCTGTGGCGGCGGTTCTTTCGCTCGTTCATGACGTATTAATTACAGCGGGAATTTATGCGCTGGTAGGCCGAGAGGTAAACCCGAATATGATTGCGGCGCTGTTGACCATTCTTGGTTTCTCACTCTATGACACGATCGTCGTGTTCCATAGGATTAAGGATAATTCAACCAATGTGGTTAGAACGACCTACTCGGCTATGGCTAATAGGTCGATCAACCAGGTACTGATGCGCTCAATCAACACGTCACTCGTGACGTTGCTCCCGATCGTCGCCCTCTTATTATTCGGCGGCGAAACGTTGAAAGATTTCGCGTTCGCGATGATGATCGGTACGATTGCGGGTGCTTATTCGTCAATCTTCTTTGCATCGCCGATATTCGTATCGTGGAAAGAAGCAGAGCCGTACTACAAGAACCTAAAAAGGAAATACGGCAGCAAAGAGACCGTTGCGGCTTCGAGCGCTACGGCAACATCGTAGCATGACGGAGTAACAAAGAATAACAATGATATGAATGAAAAGGCTCGCAGGAATGCGAGCCTTTCTCTTACCAATTAACATTACAATATTATGATTGATCAATTCTCGTTATCTTTAAGTCGGCCCCTCAATATTTCATATTCTTCAGGAATAACTTCATTCGCACCCAACTGATACAACGATTCTACTTCATGAAGGAAGCGGGTTCTCACAAT
Coding sequences within it:
- a CDS encoding helix-turn-helix transcriptional regulator; translation: MKQDKLFATQTNLLVMRWVALLGAFIDAFFKPHDITLFLATSAVLYSGIQTMLWRGIFENTFRVMAFLIIDTTIAGIFLLLSGGGWTSPFILFALTSFIIAAFSVSMRANIVLSVYFCVLFSAGLFFNRSSSPAISVKNLDMMLLAYSIVFMIPFGIGYLVSYIKRTNYVDVSGIESESPQATELIVRNAPSQIQAIVQNDSRSLSGREVDILRSLSTGKTNRQIAEELYITEKTVKNHLYRIFKKLGVSSRDQAILAFFNSSSLTKTSPQSRNSE
- a CDS encoding LuxR C-terminal-related transcriptional regulator; translation: MTGLLECPCKRYITKYLIVFRVFALLFVAALGILGLRNVPLWSFLLVLLYTAFLCCCKDSLLNKICACPQLICCDLVMLMILSLSAGPHKNPYYLYSCILLLLSGFLFKVSVAITLASAQSILLLLTSFAEAGQLSAYTHSSGLSYITLIFLYFLFTVAGVMLSDLADLYSRQREVNDTAQEEPLEVKPHLTPRLSSQLIAFKVSKREKEVFQLFAGGLTINEVAQEMELSISTIKTYLQRIYTKLGVSSKQEALALLLERTDEAG
- a CDS encoding HD domain-containing protein, encoding MPVKLEEVKEDAYVKAYIAQADKHMELIGFTEHGFRHADLVSHIAMNVLKRLGYPDREAELAGIAGYLHDIGNAVGRSFHAVSAAMMAQSIFIRLGMIPDEVALIMNAIGNHEEDYGMATSNLGAAIILADKTDVHRSRVRMPDPLTLDIHDRVNLAAQRSFLRVEKDRKLIELEVDIDTNISQVMEYFEIFLSRMVICRRAAEFLGCQFGLVINGVKLL
- the secD gene encoding protein translocase subunit SecD; translated protein: MTDRQKHLLTLGVLIVLVAVSIFMIMPVSKSTKLGLDLKGGLSIIYVAKDTPGAPVTDAKMQQAEFVLRQRVDALGVAEPEIQREGARNIMVQLPGIKDPAKARAILGKPAVLQFAIVQDQYFAMSESQLNQLKKEGKPVLGPVLLTGDKVSSAKATFGGQVAAAPEVNLTFDNQGTVKFGQITAQNVKKRLAIVLDGQIITAPTIDEPIPDGKAVINGIKSIDEAKNIALVLNTGAIPVTLDVLQMDQVGATLGADALHAGVIAGIVGFALVAVYMLLYYQGLGLVTWLGLSIYSTLVWGMIAAIGRYYGWTLTLPGIAGLIISIGMAADSKIIIFERLKEEMRDKKTFRTAVDSGFWHGFRTSLDADLVTIFAAIVLFLIGIGPIKGFALTLIIGLLMDIVLMLMFTRPILGLLAQIWPVKSPAFLVRLGRMRGAVENV
- the secF gene encoding protein translocase subunit SecF yields the protein MFNFDFLGRKYIWYALSGFFILLSIFGMAFRGFNYSIDFKGGSASDVIFEKVVTVEQIRAVLDQQGLGDSKIQPIEHSNVGGIDTQASPNKGSEMLIRTRTLSQTQEQTLYNKLNQQFGIQDRQTKTVDATWGATITQRAIYALIATIVVLIIFITVRYEFKMSVAAVLSLVHDVLITAGIYALVGREVNPNMIAALLTILGFSLYDTIVVFHRIKDNSTNVVRTTYSAMANRSINQVLMRSINTSLVTLLPIVALLLFGGETLKDFAFAMMIGTIAGAYSSIFFASPIFVSWKEAEPYYKNLKRKYGSKETVAASSATATS